Proteins from one Deinococcus sp. AB2017081 genomic window:
- a CDS encoding LysR family transcriptional regulator, producing MAPGRPTTSSFPTLAQLRSLIAVADAGGFSEAAAELGVSQSSLSEAVAKLEDVVGRPLLRRSPAGTVVTPAGARVLAHARTAVQAAGDVLLAAQDDRELAGVLRVASFRSTATHLLPPVLAAFRRDHPAVTVRLLDGEADGGGEAQVRDGQADIALVVGEAMPGLRLTPLLDDEYLFVAPESRGTQPVTFEELTASALLLPPGLNSCHVRVQSYLRPLGISPAAVTEIDQDSVILGMVRHGLGVTVMPRLALLPLPDGLVALPLPQSLTRPLAVATLPHRSHLPVIRTFTAALLDSLGRADTRPGDGWRPGQALLH from the coding sequence ATGGCTCCGGGCAGGCCCACCACATCCAGCTTCCCGACCCTGGCGCAGCTGCGCTCGCTGATCGCCGTGGCCGATGCCGGCGGCTTCAGCGAGGCCGCGGCGGAGCTCGGCGTGTCGCAGTCGTCGCTGAGCGAGGCGGTGGCCAAGCTGGAAGACGTGGTGGGCCGCCCCCTGCTGCGGCGCTCGCCCGCCGGCACGGTGGTCACGCCGGCTGGAGCGCGGGTGCTGGCCCACGCCCGGACGGCGGTGCAGGCGGCCGGGGACGTCCTGCTGGCCGCGCAGGACGACCGGGAACTGGCGGGGGTGTTGCGGGTGGCCTCGTTCCGGTCGACGGCCACCCACCTGCTCCCGCCGGTGCTGGCGGCGTTCCGGCGCGACCACCCCGCGGTGACCGTGCGCCTGCTGGACGGCGAGGCGGACGGCGGCGGCGAGGCCCAGGTGCGGGACGGCCAGGCGGACATCGCCCTGGTGGTCGGCGAGGCCATGCCGGGGTTGCGCCTGACTCCCCTGCTGGACGACGAGTATCTGTTCGTCGCGCCCGAATCGCGGGGGACGCAGCCGGTGACCTTCGAGGAGCTGACGGCCTCGGCGCTGCTGTTGCCACCCGGCCTGAACTCGTGCCATGTGCGGGTGCAGTCGTACCTGCGGCCCCTGGGGATCAGCCCCGCGGCCGTGACCGAGATCGATCAGGACAGCGTGATCCTGGGCATGGTGCGCCACGGCCTGGGCGTGACGGTCATGCCACGTCTGGCGCTGCTTCCCCTTCCAGATGGGCTGGTGGCCCTGCCGCTGCCGCAGTCCCTGACCCGTCCGCTGGCGGTGGCGACCCTGCCGCACCGGTCACACCTGCCGGTCATCCGGACGTTCACAGCCGCGCTGCTCGACTCGCTGGGCCGGGCGGACACCCGGCCAGGGGACGGATGGCGACCGGGTCAGGCTCTGCTACATTGA
- the cysS gene encoding cysteine--tRNA ligase, protein MTRVREPDPNIVLYDTMQRRKVPFVPSTPGRVGMYLCGPTVYSDAHLGHAKKEVAFDVIRRALMHFGYTVRYVANITDVGHLLDDSDDGEDKIARRAVLEQLEPMEVADKYFWSFVKDMDALNVLKPSINPRATGHIGEQIKLIEELIERGHAYASAGSVYFDVRSWPEYGKLSGRKLDDQEEGTREAVRDEKRDPRDFALWKHAGPEHLMRWDSPWGMGFPGWHIECSAMSLKYLGEGFDIHGGGLDLQFPHHEAEIAQAEAAGHPFARYWMHNNMLTIGGEKMSKSKGNFTTIQDVLAQHDAMVVRFLLVGSHYRSVTEFSQEAFEGARNGYRRLSEALGEVERRVPAAPPGADAALDAQVATHVQAFEDAMRDDFNTPRAVAALFGLTTDVNAALNAGTPGQDTLERVRDAYRSLGGGVLGLFADGLPGVQAQDDAPVVDALMALVLKARQNYRLTKQYAEADTLRDTLAGVGVTVEDTKDGPRWRR, encoded by the coding sequence ATGACCCGAGTGCGTGAACCCGATCCGAACATCGTCCTGTACGACACCATGCAGCGCAGGAAGGTGCCCTTCGTGCCCTCCACGCCGGGGCGGGTGGGCATGTACCTGTGCGGGCCGACCGTGTACAGCGATGCTCATCTGGGGCACGCGAAGAAGGAGGTGGCCTTCGACGTGATCCGGCGTGCCCTGATGCACTTCGGGTACACGGTGCGCTACGTGGCGAACATCACCGACGTGGGCCACCTGCTTGACGACAGCGACGACGGCGAGGACAAGATCGCCCGCCGCGCCGTGCTGGAGCAGCTCGAGCCCATGGAGGTCGCGGACAAGTACTTCTGGTCATTCGTCAAGGACATGGACGCCCTGAACGTGCTGAAGCCCAGCATCAATCCCCGCGCCACGGGGCACATCGGGGAGCAGATCAAGCTGATCGAGGAACTGATCGAGCGCGGGCACGCCTACGCATCGGCGGGCAGCGTGTATTTCGATGTGCGCAGCTGGCCGGAGTATGGCAAGCTCTCGGGCCGCAAGCTCGACGATCAGGAGGAAGGCACGCGCGAGGCCGTGCGCGACGAGAAGCGCGACCCCCGCGACTTCGCGCTGTGGAAGCACGCGGGCCCCGAACACCTGATGCGCTGGGACTCGCCGTGGGGCATGGGCTTTCCGGGCTGGCACATCGAGTGCTCGGCCATGAGCCTGAAGTACCTGGGCGAGGGCTTCGACATCCACGGCGGCGGCCTGGACCTCCAGTTCCCGCACCACGAGGCCGAGATCGCGCAGGCCGAGGCCGCCGGGCACCCGTTTGCCCGGTACTGGATGCACAACAACATGCTGACCATCGGCGGCGAGAAGATGAGCAAGAGCAAGGGCAATTTCACCACCATCCAGGACGTGCTTGCACAGCACGACGCGATGGTCGTGCGCTTCCTGCTGGTCGGCAGCCACTACCGCTCGGTGACCGAGTTCAGCCAGGAGGCCTTCGAGGGCGCACGGAACGGCTACCGCCGGCTCTCGGAGGCGCTGGGTGAGGTCGAGCGCCGCGTGCCCGCCGCCCCGCCCGGAGCAGACGCCGCGCTGGACGCGCAGGTCGCCACGCACGTGCAGGCCTTCGAGGACGCCATGCGCGACGACTTCAACACGCCCCGGGCGGTCGCCGCGCTCTTCGGCCTGACGACCGATGTGAACGCTGCCCTGAACGCGGGCACACCGGGACAGGACACCCTGGAGCGCGTGCGGGACGCCTACCGCTCGCTGGGCGGCGGCGTGCTGGGCCTGTTCGCGGACGGACTGCCGGGTGTGCAGGCCCAGGACGACGCACCGGTCGTGGACGCCCTGATGGCACTGGTGCTCAAGGCACGGCAGAACTACCGCCTGACCAAGCAGTACGCCGAGGCCGACACCCTGCGCGACACGCTGGCCGGGGTGGGTGTGACCGTGGAGGACACCAAGGACGGCCCGCGCTGGCGGCGCTGA
- a CDS encoding YcjF family protein, which yields MLPPLVKQVLDNFNLDVDPAKSQDENVDEVIKSAALLAGAIAVEPIPFADILLITPVQAKMVLHIGKIYGFDISTERSLEIARELGVTVAYGMAARQVMRGLAKLALPVIGGLITAPAVYGWTFALGRVAQNYFERRRLGLPDSERQRAVVVQEAKQQSRRVLPSAQDFTDLASELRRRAEQKGPGSGPHGPN from the coding sequence ATGCTGCCGCCACTGGTCAAACAGGTGCTGGACAACTTCAACCTCGATGTCGATCCCGCGAAATCGCAGGACGAGAACGTCGACGAGGTCATCAAGAGTGCCGCGTTGCTGGCGGGAGCGATTGCGGTCGAGCCCATTCCCTTCGCGGACATCCTGCTGATCACACCGGTACAGGCCAAGATGGTGCTGCACATCGGGAAGATCTACGGCTTCGACATCTCGACGGAGCGCTCGCTGGAGATCGCGCGGGAACTGGGCGTGACGGTGGCATACGGCATGGCCGCGCGGCAGGTCATGCGCGGTCTGGCGAAGCTGGCCCTGCCGGTGATCGGGGGGCTGATCACGGCCCCCGCCGTGTATGGCTGGACGTTCGCGCTGGGACGCGTGGCACAGAACTACTTCGAGCGCCGCCGCCTGGGCCTGCCGGACTCGGAACGGCAGCGGGCGGTGGTCGTGCAGGAGGCCAAACAGCAGTCCCGCCGGGTGCTGCCGAGCGCCCAGGACTTCACGGATCTGGCCAGTGAGCTGCGGCGCCGCGCGGAACAAAAGGGGCCGGGCAGCGGCCCGCACGGCCCCAACTGA
- the alr gene encoding alanine racemase has product MPASVPKGEEGAAPPFAARARALTSRSALLDNLAALSGRAGVPLLLPVKADAYGHGLDVVARAAAASPHVWGLAVAVPREAQAVAALELGRPVVLLTPPTPQEVPVLADLGVRIPVATLAEAEALPPHARAHLKVDTGMNRLGARPAEAVAVGRRLAERGVLEGAYTHFATSDEVDLRFTHEQFRRFQAVLAELPPLLAHASNGGGVLSLGALPGMGLARPGLASYGFVPSHLHGVLPLRPVMTLQAQVTFVHDVHAGETISYGGLYTAPRDLRVATVGLGYADGYPRNATLRAHVTVRGERRPVLGRICMDQFMVDVSGLDVHPGEWIEVWGPADINVSEVAAWGDTIEYEVLTGLGARIDRAAVP; this is encoded by the coding sequence ATGCCCGCGTCTGTCCCGAAGGGCGAGGAGGGCGCGGCACCGCCCTTCGCCGCCCGTGCCCGCGCCCTCACCTCGCGTTCTGCCCTGCTCGACAATCTGGCGGCCCTGTCGGGCCGCGCCGGGGTGCCCCTGCTGCTGCCCGTCAAGGCGGATGCGTATGGTCACGGTCTGGACGTCGTGGCCCGCGCCGCCGCCGCGTCGCCGCACGTGTGGGGGCTCGCGGTCGCGGTGCCGCGAGAGGCCCAGGCCGTGGCAGCCCTGGAACTGGGCAGACCGGTTGTCCTGCTCACGCCGCCCACGCCGCAGGAGGTGCCGGTGCTGGCCGATCTGGGCGTGCGCATCCCGGTCGCCACGCTGGCCGAGGCTGAAGCGCTGCCCCCGCACGCCCGCGCCCATCTGAAGGTGGACACCGGCATGAACCGGCTGGGAGCCCGCCCGGCCGAGGCCGTCGCGGTGGGCCGGCGCCTTGCGGAACGCGGCGTGCTGGAGGGGGCCTACACCCATTTCGCCACCAGTGATGAAGTGGATCTGAGGTTCACCCACGAGCAGTTCCGCCGCTTCCAGGCAGTGCTGGCGGAGCTGCCACCGCTGCTCGCCCATGCATCGAACGGGGGTGGTGTCCTCAGCCTGGGGGCGTTGCCCGGCATGGGACTGGCCCGGCCCGGTCTGGCGTCATACGGCTTCGTGCCGTCCCATCTCCACGGGGTGCTGCCCCTGCGGCCGGTCATGACCCTCCAGGCCCAGGTGACCTTCGTCCACGACGTCCACGCTGGCGAGACCATCAGTTACGGCGGGCTGTACACCGCTCCGCGCGACCTGAGGGTCGCCACGGTCGGGCTGGGCTACGCCGACGGATACCCCCGGAACGCCACGCTGCGCGCCCACGTCACGGTGCGTGGTGAGCGGCGCCCGGTGCTGGGCCGCATCTGCATGGATCAGTTCATGGTCGACGTGAGCGGCCTGGACGTGCACCCGGGCGAGTGGATCGAAGTGTGGGGGCCGGCAGACATCAACGTCTCGGAGGTGGCCGCGTGGGGCGATACCATCGAGTACGAGGTGCTGACCGGCCTGGGTGCGCGGATTGACCGCGCCGCCGTGCCCTGA
- the tatC gene encoding twin-arginine translocase subunit TatC: MTRDADLKSAPLFDHLDELRKRLVISVVFLVIAMAFTFQYRVQLIELIKAPLSNSVLYQQDRVQVVTLNLTDQFMISLNLSFWAGLALALPFILGQVWGFVAPGLYPTERRWALPFILGAGVSFLAGALFGYELVLPAMVKFLLDFLGGAVTPILSLGTYIGQVTTFLVAFGLAFELPILAVILTRIGIVNHVMLRRGWRFALVIVMVAAAVITPTPDPANMMLVAVPLYVLYELGVLLSRVFRLPPVEDVVEEVEKTILGT, encoded by the coding sequence ATGACGCGCGACGCTGACCTCAAGAGCGCGCCGCTCTTCGATCACCTGGACGAGCTGCGCAAGCGGCTGGTGATCTCGGTGGTGTTCCTGGTCATCGCCATGGCCTTCACGTTCCAGTACCGCGTGCAGCTCATTGAGCTGATCAAGGCCCCCCTGAGCAACTCCGTGCTGTACCAGCAAGACCGGGTGCAGGTGGTCACGCTGAACCTCACGGATCAGTTCATGATCAGCCTGAACCTGTCGTTCTGGGCCGGTCTGGCGCTGGCGCTGCCCTTCATCCTGGGGCAGGTGTGGGGGTTCGTGGCACCGGGCCTGTACCCCACGGAGCGGCGCTGGGCGCTGCCCTTCATCCTGGGTGCCGGCGTGTCGTTCCTGGCCGGGGCCCTCTTCGGCTACGAACTGGTGCTGCCGGCCATGGTCAAATTCCTGCTGGACTTCCTGGGCGGGGCCGTGACTCCGATCCTGTCGCTCGGGACGTATATCGGTCAGGTGACCACCTTCCTCGTCGCCTTCGGGCTCGCCTTCGAGCTGCCCATCCTGGCGGTGATCCTCACGCGGATCGGGATCGTGAACCACGTTATGCTGCGCCGGGGCTGGCGGTTTGCGCTGGTGATCGTGATGGTCGCGGCGGCCGTGATCACGCCCACGCCGGATCCGGCCAACATGATGCTCGTGGCCGTGCCCCTGTACGTGCTCTACGAGCTGGGCGTCCTGCTGTCGCGCGTGTTCCGCCTGCCTCCGGTCGAGGACGTGGTGGAAGAGGTGGAGAAGACCATCCTGGGTACGTGA
- a CDS encoding twin-arginine translocase TatA/TatE family subunit: MSLGPLEIILLLVVVALIFGARKLPELGKGLGQGIREFKKETKDGTDRPHAAVTDVPSRQLDPVTGAPMPEVHTTPVSDRRS, from the coding sequence ATGTCCCTAGGCCCACTCGAAATCATCCTGCTGCTGGTCGTCGTCGCCCTGATCTTCGGAGCGCGCAAACTCCCTGAACTGGGCAAGGGCCTGGGTCAGGGCATCCGCGAATTCAAGAAGGAGACCAAGGACGGCACCGACAGGCCGCATGCCGCCGTCACGGACGTGCCCAGCCGTCAGCTCGACCCGGTGACGGGCGCTCCGATGCCCGAGGTTCACACGACCCCGGTCAGCGACCGCCGTAGCTGA
- a CDS encoding twin-arginine translocase TatA/TatE family subunit, whose protein sequence is MPNIGAPELIMILLVALVVFGPRKLPELGKSLGAGLREFRKVTSGVTEEFRAGIDVPAQTAPVPARTATPVQDDSATRAS, encoded by the coding sequence ATGCCCAACATCGGCGCACCGGAACTGATCATGATCCTGCTCGTGGCTCTGGTGGTCTTCGGGCCACGCAAACTGCCTGAACTCGGCAAGTCCCTGGGAGCCGGGCTCCGCGAGTTCCGCAAGGTCACCAGCGGCGTGACTGAGGAATTCCGGGCTGGTATCGACGTGCCGGCGCAGACTGCGCCCGTGCCGGCCCGGACCGCCACACCGGTTCAGGACGACAGCGCCACCCGCGCGTCCTGA
- a CDS encoding RNA polymerase sigma factor — translation MTNLSYLQDTPDETLMVMMAGSQEDALRELHRRYARLLYGLGGRMLRQPDDVETCVQDAFMNAWKHAGRFDPSRAKVKTWLVSIAHHRFLQQLRDRPDVALELEDWDTPTAATDPTDTILAQQAMNALDSTQRHLVELMYYRGYTHSELATMTGLPLGTVKSRLRIALEHMRTSLAPTGKGGKDHGSH, via the coding sequence ATGACGAACCTCAGCTACCTCCAGGACACCCCAGACGAGACGCTGATGGTCATGATGGCCGGCAGTCAGGAGGACGCGCTGCGCGAACTCCACCGCCGGTATGCCCGGCTGCTCTATGGACTGGGCGGGCGCATGCTCCGGCAGCCCGACGACGTGGAGACCTGCGTGCAGGATGCGTTCATGAACGCTTGGAAGCATGCCGGGCGCTTCGACCCGTCGCGGGCGAAGGTCAAGACGTGGCTGGTCAGCATCGCCCACCACCGCTTCCTGCAACAGCTGCGCGACCGTCCGGACGTGGCCCTGGAACTCGAGGACTGGGACACCCCGACGGCCGCCACCGACCCGACCGACACCATCCTGGCCCAGCAGGCAATGAACGCCCTGGACAGCACGCAGCGTCATCTGGTCGAGCTGATGTACTACCGGGGCTACACCCACTCGGAGCTTGCCACGATGACCGGGCTGCCGCTGGGCACAGTAAAATCCCGGTTGCGGATCGCGCTCGAACACATGCGGACGTCGCTCGCGCCGACCGGAAAGGGGGGGAAAGACCATGGATCACACTGA
- a CDS encoding anti-sigma factor domain-containing protein: MDHTERLLAGALHQLSPAEEAELEAALRADPALDRQYQELLASLTTLLDDLDLEAVPVPAGAEERLIARLHREQRALEASDLAPPTVPEPAPVDAPSPGNPVSSSSAPRRPLWWPALPLALAAAVALVFALQPADPLQRYARTPGAVTAAIVAGGQSLGTAVRLPDGRVYVHLDTPPTDDRTYQLWHIQAGTPVSLGVFGREGVLTRVLPAGATLAVSVEPPGGSSQPTTTPLFAQQI; this comes from the coding sequence ATGGATCACACTGAACGCCTGCTTGCCGGCGCACTGCACCAGCTCTCCCCGGCCGAGGAGGCGGAGCTCGAGGCAGCCCTCAGGGCCGACCCTGCCCTGGATCGCCAGTACCAGGAGTTGCTCGCGTCCCTGACCACCCTGCTCGATGACCTCGATCTGGAGGCGGTGCCCGTGCCCGCGGGTGCCGAGGAGCGTCTGATCGCCCGCCTGCACCGTGAACAGCGTGCTCTGGAGGCGTCCGATCTGGCCCCCCCCACCGTGCCGGAGCCGGCCCCGGTGGACGCGCCGTCACCCGGGAACCCGGTGTCCAGCTCCAGTGCCCCCCGCCGGCCCCTGTGGTGGCCCGCGTTGCCCCTGGCCCTCGCGGCGGCCGTGGCCCTCGTGTTCGCACTTCAGCCCGCAGATCCACTCCAGCGGTATGCCCGGACACCCGGCGCAGTCACGGCGGCGATTGTCGCCGGCGGTCAGTCGCTGGGCACGGCGGTACGCCTCCCGGATGGGCGGGTGTACGTGCACCTGGACACGCCGCCGACAGACGACCGAACCTACCAGCTGTGGCACATCCAGGCCGGAACGCCCGTGTCGCTGGGAGTGTTCGGCCGGGAGGGCGTCCTGACGCGGGTTCTGCCGGCGGGCGCGACCCTGGCCGTCAGCGTGGAGCCCCCCGGCGGCAGTTCCCAGCCGACCACGACGCCCCTGTTCGCCCAGCAGATCTGA
- a CDS encoding ferritin-like domain-containing protein codes for MTQHISTRRKFLGMTGLMGAGAVLSGCTSVIAANPVKANLDAIIFNFALNLEYLEAAFYLAATGRLGELDAAGGDSSKVLLPDGFTGKDGVGVPGMSAAVRAYANETATDEKNHVIIIRKVLGASAIPQPVIDLRDSFKAAGSAASNGAITGFNPFANELFFLHGAFIFEDVGVSAYKGAARLLVDDSEGGNLENAAGILAVEAYHAGMIRTLLYQRRTETAAAGLTVEQVVAAISNLRDAVDGSSDDDQGITGPVATESNIVLADSNSIAFSRSPRNVANIVFLDTTGTATKGGFYPNGLSGDFSKIL; via the coding sequence ATGACCCAGCACATCTCGACCCGCCGCAAGTTCCTCGGTATGACCGGCCTGATGGGCGCCGGAGCCGTCCTTTCGGGCTGCACCAGCGTGATCGCCGCCAACCCGGTCAAGGCCAACCTGGACGCGATCATCTTCAACTTCGCGCTGAACCTGGAATACCTGGAAGCCGCGTTCTACCTTGCGGCGACCGGTCGCCTGGGCGAACTCGATGCCGCCGGCGGCGACAGCAGCAAGGTGCTGCTGCCCGACGGCTTCACGGGCAAGGACGGCGTGGGTGTCCCCGGCATGTCGGCCGCTGTGCGGGCCTACGCCAACGAGACCGCCACTGACGAGAAGAACCACGTCATCATCATCCGGAAGGTGCTGGGCGCGTCGGCCATCCCGCAGCCCGTCATTGACCTGCGCGATTCCTTCAAGGCGGCAGGATCGGCGGCATCGAACGGCGCAATCACGGGCTTCAATCCCTTCGCCAATGAGCTGTTCTTCCTGCATGGCGCGTTCATCTTCGAGGACGTGGGCGTCAGTGCCTACAAGGGCGCGGCCCGTCTGCTGGTGGACGACAGCGAGGGCGGCAACCTGGAGAACGCGGCCGGCATCCTGGCGGTCGAGGCCTACCACGCCGGGATGATCCGCACCCTGCTGTACCAGCGGCGCACCGAGACGGCCGCCGCCGGCCTGACCGTCGAGCAGGTCGTGGCTGCGATTAGCAACCTGCGCGACGCCGTGGACGGCAGCTCCGACGACGACCAGGGCATCACGGGACCCGTGGCGACCGAGTCGAACATCGTCCTGGCCGACAGCAACTCGATCGCCTTCAGCCGCAGCCCCCGCAACGTCGCCAACATCGTGTTCCTGGACACGACCGGTACCGCGACCAAGGGCGGCTTCTACCCGAACGGCCTGAGCGGGGACTTCAGCAAGATCCTGTAA
- a CDS encoding SDR family oxidoreductase codes for MALFRLDGKRALVTGGSRGIGLAAAAHLRELGAEVTIAARDEATLRAAAQDIGVRWAVADVSTPEGVRAAVDAAGSVDILVSNAGGPPPSLPSQVSGEAWQRGFETTFLSTARLIDGVLPGMRERRWGRIIAVTSLTVGRPALTLPVSNAMRAAVTNHLKTLSLEVAADGVTCNTVAPGYTATDRLKALHADPAQADALRARIPARRFGEPGEVAAAITFLATEEAAYITGQEVLVDGGWGI; via the coding sequence ATGGCACTCTTCAGACTGGACGGAAAACGCGCCCTGGTCACCGGTGGCAGCCGGGGCATCGGCCTGGCCGCCGCCGCGCACCTGCGGGAACTGGGGGCCGAGGTCACCATCGCGGCCCGCGACGAGGCCACGCTCCGGGCGGCCGCGCAGGACATCGGGGTTCGCTGGGCCGTGGCGGATGTCAGTACCCCCGAGGGCGTGCGCGCCGCCGTGGACGCCGCCGGTTCGGTCGATATCCTGGTCAGCAATGCCGGTGGCCCCCCGCCCAGCCTGCCCAGCCAGGTCAGCGGCGAGGCGTGGCAGCGCGGTTTCGAGACGACCTTCCTGAGCACCGCCCGCCTGATCGACGGTGTGCTGCCCGGCATGCGTGAGCGCCGCTGGGGCCGGATCATCGCCGTCACCAGCCTGACGGTGGGGCGACCGGCCCTGACCCTGCCCGTCAGCAACGCCATGCGCGCCGCCGTCACGAACCACCTCAAGACCCTGTCGCTGGAGGTCGCCGCCGACGGCGTGACCTGCAACACCGTCGCGCCGGGCTACACCGCCACCGACCGGCTGAAGGCCCTGCACGCCGACCCGGCGCAGGCCGACGCCCTGCGTGCGCGTATTCCCGCCCGCCGCTTCGGGGAACCCGGCGAGGTCGCCGCCGCGATCACCTTCCTGGCGACCGAGGAAGCTGCCTACATCACCGGGCAGGAGGTGCTGGTGGACGGCGGCTGGGGGATCTAG
- the glpX gene encoding class II fructose-bisphosphatase gives MTSKRQGGGQDSQSFEHALVLETARVTEGAALAASRFMGLGDKNAVDGAGTEAMRELLNSLDIRGTVVIGEGEMDEAPMLYIGEQVGSGQYEVDIAVDPVEGTSVTAKGLPNGLAVIALSERGGLMHAPDCYMEKLIVPPPAAGRVHLDWPVEANLNVIAQSLERDVDDLMITILDRDRHAELIRRVRATGARVKLIGDGDVVAGLAVGVRGTGVHALMGSGGAPEGVLSAAACKCLGAEIQGRFIAEDDVMRERFREMGVDEHRVYKTGDLAPGAQMVFSATGITYGELLNGVRRFAGGARTHTLVMGYATKVVRFIDSVHLENDKARVTIRI, from the coding sequence ATGACGAGCAAGCGGCAGGGCGGCGGACAGGACTCGCAGAGTTTCGAGCACGCGCTGGTGCTGGAGACCGCACGTGTCACCGAGGGCGCGGCGCTGGCCGCCAGCCGCTTCATGGGTCTGGGCGACAAGAACGCCGTGGACGGCGCGGGCACCGAGGCCATGCGCGAACTCCTGAACTCGCTGGACATCCGGGGAACCGTCGTGATCGGCGAGGGAGAGATGGACGAGGCCCCCATGCTGTACATCGGCGAGCAGGTCGGCAGCGGCCAGTATGAGGTCGACATCGCCGTCGACCCCGTCGAGGGCACCAGCGTGACCGCCAAGGGCCTGCCGAACGGGCTCGCGGTGATCGCCCTGTCCGAACGCGGCGGCCTGATGCACGCGCCGGACTGCTACATGGAGAAACTGATCGTGCCGCCCCCCGCCGCCGGACGCGTGCACCTGGACTGGCCGGTCGAGGCGAACCTGAACGTGATCGCCCAGAGCCTGGAGCGGGACGTGGACGACCTGATGATCACGATCCTCGACCGTGACCGGCACGCCGAGCTGATCCGCCGGGTGCGGGCCACCGGGGCCCGCGTGAAACTGATCGGCGACGGCGACGTCGTGGCCGGGCTGGCTGTCGGTGTGCGTGGCACCGGTGTCCATGCCCTGATGGGCTCCGGCGGTGCCCCCGAGGGCGTGCTCTCGGCCGCGGCCTGCAAGTGCCTGGGCGCCGAGATCCAGGGCCGATTCATCGCCGAGGACGACGTCATGCGCGAGCGCTTCCGCGAGATGGGCGTGGACGAGCACCGGGTCTACAAGACGGGTGACCTCGCGCCCGGCGCACAGATGGTCTTCAGCGCGACCGGCATCACGTATGGCGAGCTGCTCAATGGCGTCCGTCGCTTCGCCGGCGGGGCCCGCACCCACACCCTGGTCATGGGCTACGCCACCAAGGTCGTGCGCTTCATCGACTCGGTGCATCTGGAGAACGACAAGGCCCGCGTGACCATCCGGATCTGA
- a CDS encoding HD domain-containing protein, which produces MRHRTLLQRLGRKARGYVAKIRRLLRSVRVEDAHPDDAWAHARLTPAEERVYAAMDPRDREHACRVAQALLRGHPDVGAEVVAAALLHDCGKSVRPYRVAERVLVGLIPNRLARLLPPVGAIGIRAHHPELGARLLAHAGARPRVCRLVARHHHPGGDPDATLLHEYDDRE; this is translated from the coding sequence ATGCGGCACCGCACCCTGCTCCAGCGCCTCGGGCGAAAGGCGCGGGGCTACGTCGCCAAGATCCGGCGCCTGCTGCGCAGCGTGCGCGTGGAGGATGCCCACCCGGACGACGCCTGGGCCCACGCCCGGCTCACCCCGGCCGAGGAGCGCGTGTACGCCGCCATGGATCCCCGCGACCGCGAGCACGCCTGCCGGGTTGCCCAGGCGCTGCTGCGCGGGCACCCGGACGTGGGGGCCGAGGTCGTGGCCGCCGCCCTGCTGCACGACTGCGGCAAGAGCGTGCGCCCCTACCGCGTGGCCGAGCGGGTTCTGGTCGGTCTGATTCCCAACCGGCTGGCGCGACTGCTCCCGCCCGTAGGGGCAATCGGCATCCGTGCCCACCACCCGGAACTGGGCGCACGGCTCCTGGCACACGCTGGAGCGCGGCCCCGCGTGTGTCGCCTGGTCGCCCGCCACCACCACCCCGGCGGCGACCCGGACGCCACGCTGCTCCATGAGTACGACGACCGGGAGTGA